One genomic region from Haloarcula taiwanensis encodes:
- a CDS encoding potassium transporter Trk has protein sequence MARTKRFVIAGGGRVGKQTAENLVEQGHDVLLIESDAERVEALSDAYIGPVIHGDATRPSILEQADLSEADAIAALTDEPGTNLAICMEAQQYAPSIRTIARAETETDQEYGEVVDATLLPEYLGGDYAADILTGEDIRTLVYPTADLDIIEVSVAPSAPVAGRRLDEIALPAGSLLISTADRTELAGAETVLEPDEQYILAVETDVVDEVLNLMRG, from the coding sequence ATGGCCCGGACAAAGCGATTCGTCATCGCCGGCGGCGGCCGCGTCGGGAAACAAACCGCCGAAAACCTCGTTGAACAGGGGCACGACGTCCTACTGATCGAGTCCGATGCGGAACGCGTCGAGGCGCTATCGGATGCGTATATCGGCCCAGTTATCCACGGGGACGCCACGCGACCGTCAATTTTGGAACAGGCAGACCTGTCGGAGGCTGACGCTATCGCCGCACTCACTGACGAACCGGGCACGAATCTCGCCATCTGTATGGAGGCACAGCAGTACGCACCCTCGATTCGGACCATCGCGAGAGCAGAGACGGAGACGGACCAGGAGTACGGTGAAGTCGTCGACGCAACGCTACTTCCCGAATATCTCGGTGGAGACTACGCGGCCGATATACTGACCGGTGAGGATATCCGAACGCTCGTCTACCCAACCGCTGACCTCGATATCATCGAGGTGAGTGTTGCTCCGTCGGCCCCCGTTGCAGGGCGTCGTCTCGACGAGATCGCGCTTCCGGCTGGCAGTCTCCTGATTTCGACGGCCGACCGAACGGAACTCGCAGGCGCTGAGACGGTGCTGGAGCCTGACGAGCAGTATATTCTCGCCGTCGAAACTGATGTCGTCGACGAAGTGTTGAATCTCATGCGCGGGTAA
- a CDS encoding amino acid transporter, with amino-acid sequence MSKSQTRSPEAELGLLDATMIGMGAMIGAGIFVLTGLAAEIAGPAAILVFALNGVVTAFTGLSYAELAASIPKSGGGYAFVREIFDDFASFIMGWMLWFAYMIAGALYALGFAPNFLELLHVYGVVPSPDEVGAVAVPVIDTALPPAFLLAFIAVLGLVALNAVSTAASGSVETIFTIIKVSILVVFVAFGFASPMFSGAEFQPLFPEGSGAAAVLPAMGLTFIAFEGYDLITTVTEEVQNPRENIPKAIFISLAVTVVVYLAVVTVAIGTLGAEGLADAGEAGIAAAATSFMPTGLPVIQNGGALIVFGAVFSTLTALNAVVIASSRVAFSMGREGQLLPSIGQIHHRYGTPFVAILTSAVVMLGSVALPTQSAGNMSSLFFLLSFIIVNVAVIRLRRERPNMNRPYEMPYYPAPPIIGIALNLILTGVLIEFLLRTDPLALALSVAWIVLGAVVYFALKRVKQQSDREQATAASEITPEAED; translated from the coding sequence ATGAGCAAGAGCCAGACGCGGTCGCCCGAGGCTGAACTCGGACTCCTCGACGCGACGATGATCGGGATGGGTGCGATGATTGGGGCCGGTATTTTCGTGTTAACGGGACTGGCCGCCGAAATCGCTGGCCCAGCCGCGATTCTCGTCTTCGCACTGAACGGCGTCGTGACGGCGTTCACAGGACTTTCGTACGCGGAACTCGCCGCTTCGATTCCAAAGAGCGGCGGTGGATACGCGTTCGTGCGGGAGATATTCGACGACTTCGCCTCGTTCATCATGGGCTGGATGCTCTGGTTCGCCTACATGATTGCGGGAGCGCTGTATGCACTGGGATTTGCGCCGAACTTTCTCGAACTGTTGCACGTCTACGGCGTGGTCCCGTCACCGGACGAGGTCGGCGCCGTTGCAGTTCCGGTCATTGATACAGCGCTCCCGCCGGCCTTTTTGCTGGCGTTTATTGCAGTCCTTGGTCTCGTGGCGCTCAACGCCGTCTCGACGGCCGCCAGCGGTAGTGTCGAGACGATTTTCACAATAATCAAAGTGTCTATTCTGGTGGTGTTCGTCGCGTTCGGGTTCGCGTCACCGATGTTTTCGGGAGCCGAATTCCAGCCACTGTTCCCGGAGGGGAGCGGAGCGGCTGCCGTCTTGCCGGCGATGGGGCTCACCTTCATCGCCTTTGAGGGGTACGACCTCATCACCACTGTCACGGAGGAAGTACAGAACCCGCGGGAAAACATCCCGAAAGCGATCTTTATTAGCCTCGCTGTGACTGTCGTCGTCTATCTGGCAGTTGTGACAGTCGCTATCGGAACGCTCGGAGCCGAGGGACTCGCCGACGCTGGCGAAGCCGGTATCGCCGCGGCCGCGACGTCGTTCATGCCGACCGGGCTCCCGGTTATTCAGAACGGTGGGGCACTCATCGTCTTCGGGGCTGTGTTCTCGACGCTTACCGCCCTCAACGCCGTCGTCATCGCGTCGTCGCGCGTCGCGTTCTCGATGGGGCGCGAAGGGCAGTTACTCCCTTCGATTGGCCAGATACACCACCGCTACGGGACGCCCTTCGTTGCTATCCTCACCAGTGCCGTCGTGATGCTTGGCTCAGTTGCACTGCCGACACAGAGCGCCGGCAATATGTCGAGCCTGTTCTTCCTGCTCTCGTTTATCATTGTCAACGTCGCGGTCATTAGACTCCGCAGGGAGCGACCGAACATGAATCGGCCGTATGAGATGCCATACTACCCGGCACCACCGATAATCGGTATCGCACTCAATCTGATTCTGACCGGGGTGCTGATAGAGTTTCTGCTCCGGACGGATCCACTGGCCCTGGCACTCAGCGTCGCATGGATCGTGCTCGGCGCAGTCGTGTATTTCGCCCTCAAACGGGTAAAACAGCAATCGGACCGCGAGCAGGCGACTGCCGCCAGCGAAATAACACCTGAGGCTGAAGACTAA
- a CDS encoding potassium transporter Trk has translation MTRTLDIIIAGGGRVGFQTAEILADRGHDVTIIERDERMVSEIADQWVATVIRGDATNPEIIEQAGIDRADAIAALTGETGLNLAVCLAASELTPDIRTVARIDRTAGKAYTRFVDAVVFPERAGARVAANEILGSDVQTLADVTGNLDIMLVRVADGAPAAGKALTDVRFPEGTLVVSDDNGERIARADTTLTPGSRYVIAVEPDVVDEVLNLMRG, from the coding sequence ATGACCCGAACACTTGACATTATCATCGCAGGCGGTGGCCGCGTCGGCTTCCAGACAGCTGAGATACTTGCCGACCGCGGGCACGACGTGACGATCATCGAACGGGACGAACGGATGGTCTCGGAAATCGCCGATCAGTGGGTCGCGACGGTTATCCGAGGCGACGCGACGAATCCGGAGATCATCGAACAGGCAGGCATCGACCGAGCGGACGCGATTGCCGCGCTCACGGGTGAAACCGGGCTGAACCTCGCGGTGTGTTTAGCTGCGTCGGAATTGACACCAGATATTCGGACGGTCGCGCGAATCGACCGCACAGCCGGTAAGGCGTACACCCGATTTGTCGATGCGGTGGTCTTTCCCGAACGGGCTGGTGCGAGGGTGGCAGCGAACGAAATCCTTGGGAGTGATGTCCAGACGCTTGCCGACGTGACAGGCAACCTCGATATCATGCTCGTCCGCGTCGCTGACGGTGCTCCAGCCGCCGGAAAAGCACTCACAGACGTACGCTTTCCCGAGGGGACGCTGGTTGTCTCCGACGATAACGGTGAGCGGATCGCCCGTGCCGACACGACCTTGACGCCAGGAAGCCGCTACGTTATCGCGGTTGAACCTGATGTTGTCGATGAGGTCTTGAATTTGATGCGCGGCTAG